One stretch of Sinomonas terrae DNA includes these proteins:
- a CDS encoding 50S ribosomal protein L25/general stress protein Ctc: MSDKLAAQKRTEFGKGYARRARAAGKIPAVIYGHGAEPLHVSLPGRETTLAVRVANALLTIDIEGAEHLALVKDIQRDPVRQIIEHIDLLTVQRGEKVQVDVPVHVVGEAAPGTVVTHETVAVTVEAEATHLPTALEVNIEGRGVGEHVHASDVQLPQNVALVTDGETIIVNIAEAVAVAPEEPAEVAEEAAAE; encoded by the coding sequence ATGAGCGACAAGCTTGCTGCCCAGAAGCGCACCGAGTTCGGCAAGGGCTACGCCCGCCGCGCCCGCGCCGCCGGCAAGATCCCGGCAGTCATCTACGGCCACGGCGCCGAGCCGCTGCACGTCAGCCTCCCCGGACGCGAGACCACCCTCGCGGTCCGCGTGGCCAACGCCCTCCTCACGATCGATATCGAGGGCGCCGAGCACCTCGCGCTCGTCAAGGACATCCAGCGTGACCCGGTCCGCCAGATCATCGAGCACATCGATCTCCTCACCGTTCAGCGCGGCGAGAAGGTCCAGGTGGACGTCCCCGTCCACGTCGTCGGCGAGGCCGCCCCTGGCACCGTCGTCACCCATGAGACGGTCGCCGTGACGGTCGAGGCCGAGGCCACGCACCTCCCGACCGCCCTCGAGGTGAACATCGAGGGCCGTGGCGTCGGCGAGCACGTCCACGCCTCCGACGTTCAGCTCCCGCAGAATGTCGCCCTCGTGACCGATGGGGAGACGATCATCGTCAACATCGCCGAGGCTGTCGCTGTGGCCCCCGAGGAGCCGGCTGAGGTTGCCGAAGAGGCTGCTGCAGAGTAA
- a CDS encoding ribose-phosphate diphosphokinase: MTEITANGEKRLVVASGRAHPELAQEIAKELGTELLPTSAYDFANGETYVRFEDSVRGADAFVIQAHPAPINEWIMEQLIMIDSLKRASAKRITVVSPFYPYARQDKKHRGREPISARLIADLYKTAGAHRLMSVDLHTAQIQGFFDGPVDHLMAIPLLADYVRTRVDLNKVTVVSPDTGRVRVAEQWAERLGGAPLAFVHKSRDVNVPNQAVSKQVVGQIEGRDCVLIDDMIDTGGTISGAVQVLKNAGARSVIIAATHAVFSDPAPRRLAECGAREVVVTNTLPIAPDKRFEQLTVLSIAPLIARAIHEVFDDGSVTSLFDGRS, encoded by the coding sequence ATGACCGAGATCACGGCCAACGGCGAGAAGCGCCTCGTCGTCGCGTCAGGGCGGGCCCATCCCGAACTCGCGCAGGAGATCGCCAAAGAGCTCGGCACCGAGCTGCTTCCGACGTCGGCGTACGACTTCGCGAACGGCGAGACCTACGTCCGGTTCGAGGACAGCGTCCGCGGCGCCGACGCTTTCGTGATCCAGGCCCACCCGGCTCCGATCAACGAGTGGATCATGGAGCAGCTCATCATGATCGACTCGCTCAAGCGCGCGAGCGCGAAGCGGATCACGGTCGTCTCGCCGTTCTACCCGTACGCCCGGCAGGACAAGAAGCACCGCGGCCGCGAGCCGATCTCGGCCCGCCTCATCGCCGATCTGTACAAGACGGCTGGCGCCCACCGCCTCATGAGCGTCGACCTGCACACCGCGCAGATCCAGGGCTTCTTCGACGGCCCCGTGGACCACCTCATGGCCATCCCGCTTCTCGCCGACTACGTCCGCACCCGTGTGGATCTCAACAAGGTCACCGTTGTGTCTCCAGACACCGGGCGTGTCCGCGTGGCGGAGCAGTGGGCCGAGCGTCTCGGCGGGGCGCCGCTCGCGTTCGTTCACAAGTCGCGCGATGTCAACGTGCCGAACCAGGCCGTCTCGAAGCAGGTCGTGGGCCAGATCGAGGGGCGCGACTGTGTGCTCATCGACGACATGATCGACACGGGCGGAACCATCTCCGGCGCCGTCCAGGTGCTCAAGAATGCGGGTGCGCGCTCCGTGATCATCGCTGCGACGCACGCCGTGTTCTCGGATCCGGCACCGCGTCGGCTCGCCGAGTGCGGCGCGCGCGAGGTAGTCGTGACGAACACGCTGCCCATCGCGCCCGACAAGCGCTTCGAGCAGCTCACGGTCCTCTCGATCGCGCCGCTGATCGCCCGTGCCATCCACGAGGTGTTCGACGACGGCTCGGTGACGAGCCTCTTCGACGGCCGCAGCTGA
- the glmU gene encoding bifunctional UDP-N-acetylglucosamine diphosphorylase/glucosamine-1-phosphate N-acetyltransferase GlmU produces the protein MNAENPGQRPPADSPESPQVGANPVPYGSARQPTAVIVLAAGAGTRMKSRTPKILHELGGRSMVAHALAAARGLDPRSLAVVVRHERDKVAEHVAAIDAEALIVDQDEIPGTGRAVEVALDALAAAHGTEGLEGTVVVTYGDVPLLSSDLLRELVALHEDEGNAVTVLTAVLDDATGYGRILRDPEGGVAAIREHKDASEDERTVLEVNSGIYAFDAAILADALRRVTTDNAQGEKYLTDVLGIVRQDGGRVAALVTEDRWQVEGANDRVQLQALAAEHNRRILEEWMRAGVTVVDPATTWIDGSVRLAEDVVIKPNTQLHGATVIERDAVIGPDTTLVDVIVGEGATVRRTEGTKSEIGPGATVGPFTYLRAGTVLGDGGKIGAFYETKNAQIGRGAKLSHLGYVGDAEVGEGTNIGCGNITANYDGVNKHRTVIGAHVRTSSNTVFVAPVTVGDGAYTGAGAVVRKDVPAGALALSVAPQRNAEGWTEAKRPGSPSAVAAAAARESAARESAAQAQAQAPAGIDAAGSGAAGTDAAGFSSNGLGATGLSAAGTDDAALPPQTSPSASTPPTEEGK, from the coding sequence GTGAATGCGGAGAACCCCGGACAGCGTCCCCCAGCCGACAGCCCGGAGTCCCCGCAGGTCGGAGCGAACCCGGTCCCGTACGGCAGCGCGCGGCAGCCAACCGCCGTCATCGTCCTTGCGGCCGGCGCCGGGACCCGAATGAAGTCGCGCACTCCGAAGATCCTGCACGAGCTCGGGGGCCGGTCCATGGTCGCGCACGCCCTCGCCGCCGCGCGCGGGCTCGATCCCCGGAGCCTCGCCGTCGTCGTTCGCCACGAGCGTGACAAGGTCGCTGAGCATGTAGCCGCGATCGACGCCGAAGCGCTCATCGTCGACCAGGACGAAATTCCCGGAACAGGCCGCGCCGTCGAGGTCGCGCTCGACGCCCTCGCTGCCGCACACGGGACTGAAGGGCTCGAAGGAACCGTCGTGGTCACCTATGGCGACGTGCCGCTCCTCAGCTCGGATCTCCTCCGCGAACTCGTGGCGCTTCACGAGGACGAGGGCAACGCCGTGACGGTCCTGACGGCAGTCCTCGATGACGCGACAGGCTATGGCCGAATCCTTCGCGATCCCGAGGGCGGCGTCGCCGCAATCCGTGAGCACAAGGACGCGAGCGAGGACGAGCGAACCGTCCTCGAGGTCAACTCGGGCATCTACGCGTTCGACGCCGCGATCCTCGCCGATGCGCTGCGTCGGGTCACGACCGACAATGCCCAGGGCGAGAAGTACCTCACCGACGTCCTCGGGATTGTGCGGCAGGACGGCGGCCGCGTCGCGGCGCTCGTGACCGAGGACCGGTGGCAGGTCGAGGGCGCCAACGATCGCGTCCAGCTTCAGGCCCTCGCCGCCGAGCACAACCGGCGGATCCTCGAGGAGTGGATGAGGGCCGGCGTCACGGTCGTCGACCCCGCGACGACCTGGATCGACGGCAGCGTTCGCCTCGCGGAGGACGTCGTCATCAAGCCCAACACCCAGCTCCACGGTGCAACCGTGATCGAGCGTGACGCGGTCATCGGCCCCGACACGACGCTCGTCGATGTCATTGTGGGGGAGGGCGCTACCGTGCGGCGCACCGAGGGCACCAAGTCGGAGATCGGCCCCGGCGCGACGGTCGGCCCGTTCACGTACCTTCGGGCCGGCACCGTGCTCGGCGACGGCGGCAAGATCGGCGCGTTCTACGAGACCAAGAATGCGCAGATCGGACGGGGAGCCAAGCTTTCCCATCTCGGCTACGTCGGCGACGCCGAGGTAGGTGAGGGCACCAACATCGGCTGCGGCAACATCACCGCCAACTACGACGGCGTCAACAAACACCGCACGGTCATCGGCGCCCACGTCCGCACGTCGTCCAACACTGTCTTCGTCGCCCCCGTCACCGTCGGCGACGGTGCCTACACGGGAGCTGGCGCCGTCGTGCGCAAGGACGTCCCGGCAGGTGCCCTCGCGCTGAGCGTCGCCCCGCAGCGCAACGCCGAGGGATGGACCGAGGCGAAGCGGCCTGGGTCGCCGTCGGCCGTTGCGGCCGCAGCCGCGAGGGAATCAGCCGCAAGGGAATCCGCGGCGCAAGCGCAGGCTCAGGCCCCAGCGGGAATCGACGCTGCCGGAAGCGGCGCTGCGGGAACCGACGCTGCGGGGTTCAGTTCTAACGGGCTCGGCGCTACCGGGCTCAGCGCTGCCGGAACTGACGACGCCGCCCTCCCGCCCCAGACTTCCCCCTCCGCCAGCACTCCCCCAACAGAAGAAGGCAAGTAG
- a CDS encoding DedA family protein, whose protein sequence is MGSFVSAILGMPPLLAYLLVFAFVFAEDAIFVGFVVPGETAAVLGGVIANQGHADIWLMAPLVVLAAIVGDTVGYEIGKHLGPRLLGFRIFDRHRRKLEDAQAFLRKRGGWAVFLGRFVAFFRAMMPALAGASKMRYLRFLAFNALGGLTWGVGFTLLGYVAGASYDVVAKAAGRDIAAVVGVIAVIALVVWRVRKSRSERRSERDYRGSNPEAEPGTRGES, encoded by the coding sequence ATGGGTTCCTTCGTGAGTGCGATCCTCGGTATGCCTCCGCTGCTGGCCTACCTCCTCGTGTTCGCCTTCGTCTTCGCGGAGGACGCGATCTTCGTCGGCTTCGTGGTGCCCGGGGAGACGGCAGCCGTCCTCGGCGGCGTCATCGCGAATCAGGGGCACGCCGACATCTGGCTCATGGCCCCGCTCGTCGTGCTCGCGGCCATCGTGGGCGACACGGTCGGCTATGAGATCGGGAAGCATCTCGGCCCCCGGCTGCTGGGCTTCCGGATCTTCGACAGGCACCGCAGGAAGCTCGAGGACGCCCAGGCGTTCCTGCGCAAGCGCGGTGGCTGGGCTGTGTTCCTCGGGCGGTTCGTCGCCTTCTTCCGCGCCATGATGCCAGCCCTCGCCGGCGCCTCGAAGATGCGCTACCTGCGGTTCCTTGCGTTCAATGCACTGGGAGGCCTCACATGGGGGGTCGGCTTCACGCTGCTGGGCTACGTCGCGGGAGCTTCGTACGACGTCGTGGCGAAGGCCGCGGGACGCGACATCGCCGCCGTCGTGGGCGTCATCGCCGTCATCGCCCTTGTCGTGTGGCGCGTGCGCAAGAGCCGGTCCGAGCGGCGCAGCGAGCGAGATTACCGGGGGAGCAACCCCGAAGCCGAACCGGGGACCCGGGGAGAAAGCTGA
- a CDS encoding ABC-F family ATP-binding cassette domain-containing protein, whose product MAHLLGGENLSISFGTRTVLDGVTVGLNEGDRVGIVGRNGDGKSTLMRLLSQRAEPDGGRVTWRRGVHVGYLDQGDVLDGDLDVGRAIVGDRSAHEWAADPRIREIMAGLVGDVDWRAEVRSLSGGQKRRVALAKLLIEPHDVIMLDEPTNHLDVEGVAWLARHLKTRWRANEGAFVVVTHDRWFLDEVCTGTWEVHDGIVEPFEGGYAAYVLARAERDRMAAVVEGKRQNLMKKELAWLRRGAPARTSKPKFRIDAANALIADVPEPRDSVALSKMATARLGKDVVDLEDVTLAYLDSGRESAEGSSPGSDPDPAGHRAAPLFDNITVRLAPGERVGVVGVNGAGKSTLLRLIAGEIAPTSGRVKRGKTVVSAVLSQDVRELDDVADLRVIEVIQREKQTFTVGSKELTAGQLVEQLGFTNQKQWTRVSELSGGERRRLQLLRLLVGEPNVLMLDEPTNDLDTDTLAAVEDVLDGWPGTLVVVSHDRYLLERVTDHQLALLGDGKVRALPGGVEQYLELREARVTDAGGAADDAGTRASRADGGTGGGSVAGSGKDAVSGPDGDSGSAGSLGTGSAGGSGASEAEKRQARKELNRVERQLGKIAEQETKLHGQMADVADDYGRLGELNAQLQALLAEKEELELAWLEASEILE is encoded by the coding sequence GTGGCACACCTGCTCGGCGGCGAGAACCTCAGCATCTCCTTCGGAACCCGCACCGTCCTCGACGGCGTGACGGTGGGCCTCAACGAGGGGGATCGTGTCGGCATTGTGGGCCGCAACGGGGACGGTAAGTCGACCCTCATGCGGCTTCTCTCGCAACGAGCCGAGCCTGACGGGGGCCGCGTCACCTGGCGGCGCGGCGTCCACGTGGGCTACCTCGACCAGGGCGACGTGCTCGACGGCGACCTCGACGTGGGCCGCGCAATCGTCGGAGACCGCTCGGCTCACGAATGGGCCGCCGACCCCCGCATCCGCGAGATCATGGCAGGACTTGTGGGCGACGTGGACTGGCGGGCCGAAGTGCGTTCGCTTTCAGGTGGGCAGAAGCGCCGCGTCGCGCTCGCGAAGCTCCTCATCGAGCCGCACGACGTCATCATGCTCGACGAGCCCACGAACCATCTCGACGTCGAGGGCGTCGCGTGGCTGGCTCGGCACCTCAAGACGCGTTGGCGCGCGAACGAGGGTGCGTTCGTCGTCGTGACCCACGACCGCTGGTTCCTCGACGAGGTATGCACGGGCACATGGGAGGTCCACGACGGCATCGTCGAGCCCTTCGAAGGCGGCTACGCGGCGTACGTCCTCGCCCGCGCCGAGCGCGACCGGATGGCCGCCGTCGTCGAGGGCAAGCGGCAGAACCTCATGAAGAAGGAGCTCGCGTGGCTCCGTCGCGGCGCCCCCGCCCGGACGTCGAAGCCGAAGTTCCGCATAGACGCTGCCAACGCCCTCATCGCGGACGTCCCCGAGCCGCGGGATTCGGTCGCGCTGTCCAAGATGGCGACGGCGCGACTCGGCAAGGACGTCGTCGACCTCGAGGATGTGACGCTCGCTTATCTGGATTCGGGGCGGGAATCGGCTGAGGGCTCGAGCCCAGGTTCGGACCCGGATCCAGCCGGACACCGAGCCGCGCCTCTCTTCGACAACATCACGGTGCGGCTCGCGCCTGGGGAGCGGGTCGGCGTGGTCGGCGTGAACGGTGCTGGGAAGTCGACCCTTCTGCGGCTCATCGCGGGGGAGATCGCGCCGACGTCCGGGCGCGTCAAGCGCGGCAAGACAGTGGTGTCCGCGGTGCTGAGCCAGGACGTCCGCGAGCTCGACGACGTCGCCGACCTCCGGGTCATCGAGGTGATCCAGCGGGAGAAGCAGACTTTCACGGTCGGGTCCAAGGAGCTCACCGCGGGGCAGCTCGTCGAGCAGCTCGGGTTCACGAACCAGAAGCAGTGGACGCGGGTCTCCGAGCTTTCAGGCGGCGAGCGCCGAAGGCTCCAGCTCCTGAGGCTCCTGGTCGGCGAGCCCAACGTCCTCATGCTCGACGAGCCCACGAACGATCTGGATACCGACACCCTCGCCGCCGTCGAGGACGTGCTCGACGGCTGGCCGGGGACGCTCGTGGTCGTGAGCCATGACCGTTACCTCCTCGAACGCGTGACAGACCACCAGCTCGCCCTGCTCGGCGACGGGAAGGTCCGGGCGCTGCCGGGCGGCGTCGAACAGTACCTCGAGCTGCGCGAGGCGAGGGTCACCGACGCGGGCGGCGCGGCGGACGACGCCGGGACCCGAGCTTCCCGGGCCGACGGCGGCACGGGCGGGGGTTCGGTTGCGGGTTCGGGCAAGGATGCGGTTTCGGGTCCAGACGGGGACTCGGGCTCTGCCGGGAGCCTAGGAACGGGCTCAGCCGGGGGTTCAGGCGCGAGCGAGGCCGAGAAGCGTCAGGCCCGCAAGGAGCTCAACCGCGTCGAGCGGCAGCTCGGGAAGATAGCGGAGCAGGAGACGAAGCTGCACGGGCAGATGGCCGACGTCGCCGACGACTACGGCCGGCTCGGCGAGCTGAACGCCCAGCTCCAGGCTCTGCTCGCCGAAAAGGAGGAACTCGAGCTCGCGTGGCTCGAGGCCTCGGAGATCCTTGAATAG
- a CDS encoding 4-(cytidine 5'-diphospho)-2-C-methyl-D-erythritol kinase, producing the protein MRSGSGGGRRSVRAKAPGKINVSLCVGPLRPDGYHSVASVYLAVSLFEEVRATASDEPGITVSMSPESTLDLDELEIPLDESNLAVRAAALMAEVSEHATGVHLEITKRVPVAGGMGGGSADAAAALVACDALWGSGLSREELAHLAAELGADVPFALLGGAAVGLGVGDRLSPALATARLDWVLAPADFGLSTPAVFRELDRLRAEEGVEAEEPVDVEPGILAAVRAGDAPALSHLLVNDLQRAAVSLAPGLRDTLGWGDSHGALASIVSGSGPTVALLAEDPVAASELAEALTHRGASAVAVHGPVPGARIVSDTLL; encoded by the coding sequence ATGCGTTCAGGGAGCGGTGGCGGCCGCAGATCAGTGCGGGCCAAGGCCCCTGGCAAGATCAACGTCTCGCTCTGTGTAGGGCCGCTTCGCCCTGACGGCTACCACAGTGTCGCGAGCGTGTACTTGGCCGTCTCGCTGTTCGAAGAGGTGCGTGCCACGGCGTCGGACGAACCAGGCATCACGGTGAGCATGAGCCCCGAAAGCACCCTCGACCTCGACGAGCTCGAGATCCCGCTCGACGAGAGCAACCTCGCCGTACGGGCCGCGGCGCTCATGGCCGAGGTCTCCGAGCACGCGACAGGCGTTCACCTCGAAATCACGAAGCGGGTTCCTGTCGCCGGAGGCATGGGCGGTGGTTCGGCCGACGCCGCGGCGGCCCTCGTGGCGTGTGACGCCCTCTGGGGGAGCGGCCTCTCGAGGGAGGAGCTCGCCCACCTCGCTGCCGAACTCGGCGCAGACGTGCCGTTCGCGCTCCTCGGAGGCGCCGCCGTCGGACTCGGTGTCGGGGACCGCCTGTCTCCCGCCCTCGCAACCGCCCGGCTCGACTGGGTGCTCGCACCCGCGGACTTCGGCCTCAGCACCCCCGCGGTCTTCCGCGAGCTCGACCGGCTCCGCGCCGAGGAAGGCGTCGAGGCCGAGGAGCCGGTCGACGTCGAGCCCGGAATCCTCGCGGCAGTCCGCGCGGGCGATGCTCCAGCCCTGAGTCACCTCCTCGTAAATGACCTCCAGCGCGCCGCGGTCTCGCTCGCCCCCGGGCTCCGTGACACCCTCGGTTGGGGAGACTCACACGGAGCCCTCGCGTCGATCGTGTCGGGGTCGGGGCCGACGGTGGCGCTTCTCGCAGAGGATCCGGTGGCCGCCTCCGAGCTGGCCGAGGCACTCACCCATCGCGGGGCCAGCGCCGTAGCAGTCCACGGGCCTGTCCCCGGGGCCCGGATCGTGAGCGATACCCTGCTGTAG
- a CDS encoding transglycosylase family protein, giving the protein MSRYSAESATAKPFRIAGQVAVVGALVLGTTAFVANAKTVTLTVDGKASTIQTFAGTVDQVVRGADVGINPADVVQPALSDSVQSGAVITVNRSKEVTVRLDGAQRTVETTVPTVDALVRQLGVASNSVVSLAGSTELAPQGSVVAISTPKDVTVLVDGQAVTRTTAAATVGALLSELGLTLAPNDTVSLPGNTPVVNGLVLKVTRVDAGKADTVTEPIPFSTDRTDSADLPVGQTKVVQQGVPGTLVKNYQVLAVDGHEASRTLLSQNVTVQPIAQEILVGTKQPDPQPSPSSSPSSASTAAPPVANEAMWDKIAQCESGGNWAANTGNGYYGGLQFDVSSWMANGGGQYAPNASLASKAQQIAVANTYYAKSGLSPWGCAWAASS; this is encoded by the coding sequence GTGAGTAGATACTCCGCCGAGAGCGCCACGGCGAAGCCGTTTCGGATCGCCGGCCAGGTCGCAGTCGTCGGTGCGCTCGTGCTCGGCACGACCGCGTTCGTCGCAAATGCGAAGACCGTCACGCTCACAGTGGACGGCAAGGCCAGCACCATCCAGACGTTCGCCGGGACCGTTGATCAAGTGGTCCGAGGCGCCGACGTGGGGATCAACCCGGCCGATGTCGTCCAGCCCGCCCTCTCCGACTCAGTGCAGAGCGGTGCGGTGATCACCGTCAACCGCTCCAAGGAGGTCACAGTCCGGCTCGACGGTGCGCAACGCACGGTCGAGACAACCGTGCCAACCGTTGATGCGCTCGTCCGCCAGCTCGGAGTGGCCTCGAACAGCGTCGTATCGTTGGCGGGCTCCACCGAGCTCGCGCCACAGGGGAGCGTCGTGGCGATCTCAACCCCGAAGGACGTCACCGTCCTTGTCGATGGCCAGGCCGTGACTCGGACGACGGCGGCAGCGACAGTGGGAGCCCTCCTCTCCGAACTCGGACTCACGCTCGCCCCGAACGACACGGTCTCCCTGCCCGGCAACACCCCTGTCGTGAATGGCCTCGTGCTCAAGGTGACGCGCGTCGACGCAGGCAAGGCGGACACGGTCACGGAGCCCATCCCCTTCAGCACCGACCGGACCGACAGCGCGGACCTCCCCGTGGGTCAGACCAAGGTCGTTCAGCAGGGCGTTCCCGGCACGCTCGTGAAGAACTACCAGGTGCTCGCGGTCGACGGCCATGAAGCAAGCCGAACGCTCCTCTCGCAGAACGTGACAGTCCAGCCGATCGCCCAGGAGATCCTCGTCGGGACGAAGCAGCCTGACCCCCAGCCCTCGCCGTCGTCATCTCCATCGTCTGCTTCCACGGCGGCTCCGCCGGTGGCGAACGAGGCGATGTGGGACAAGATCGCCCAGTGCGAGTCGGGCGGCAACTGGGCGGCGAACACCGGCAACGGCTACTACGGCGGCCTCCAGTTCGATGTCTCGTCCTGGATGGCCAACGGCGGCGGCCAGTATGCGCCGAATGCCTCCCTCGCGAGCAAGGCGCAGCAGATCGCCGTGGCCAACACCTATTACGCCAAGTCCGGCCTCTCCCCGTGGGGCTGTGCCTGGGCGGCGAGCAGCTGA
- a CDS encoding TatD family hydrolase, translating into MCASLPPAPYRLKDSEETPESDGSSGGPRGNGSEVRSAHDETGRKRRLEYPPAPEPLPVPVIDNHTHLNFRDGLVEVGVREALDAAEAVGVHRAVQVGCDLPSSRFTVEALDADSRLLGAVALHPNDAPRYAERGEFETALAEIEELAAHPRVRAIGETGLDYFRTHGEALKVQHESFRRHIDIAKRLGLTLQIHDREAHDDVVRILGEEGAPEKVVFHCFSGDEDLARTCNEHGWFLSFAGTLTFKNAENLRRALAVAEPSRILVETDSPFLTPHPFRGRPNASYMVPYTVRGMAEVLSTDLEALCTRLGENTVEAYGSWD; encoded by the coding sequence ATGTGTGCATCCCTTCCGCCCGCTCCCTACCGCTTGAAGGACTCGGAAGAGACGCCCGAGAGCGACGGGTCAAGCGGCGGCCCACGCGGTAATGGCAGCGAGGTGCGCTCGGCTCACGACGAGACTGGCCGGAAGCGCCGACTGGAGTATCCGCCTGCGCCCGAGCCGCTTCCGGTCCCGGTGATCGACAACCACACTCATCTGAACTTCCGGGACGGCCTCGTCGAGGTGGGTGTGCGGGAGGCGCTCGACGCCGCGGAGGCGGTAGGCGTGCATCGCGCAGTCCAGGTTGGGTGTGACCTTCCCTCGTCGCGGTTCACTGTCGAGGCGCTCGACGCCGACTCCCGCCTCCTCGGGGCCGTCGCGCTCCATCCGAACGACGCGCCACGTTATGCGGAGCGGGGGGAATTCGAGACGGCGCTCGCCGAGATCGAGGAACTCGCCGCCCACCCTCGGGTGCGCGCGATCGGAGAGACGGGGCTCGACTACTTCCGCACCCACGGGGAGGCACTCAAGGTCCAGCACGAGTCGTTCCGCCGCCACATCGACATCGCGAAGCGCTTGGGCCTCACCCTCCAGATCCATGATCGGGAGGCGCACGACGACGTCGTCCGCATCCTCGGTGAGGAAGGGGCTCCTGAGAAGGTCGTCTTCCACTGCTTCTCAGGAGACGAGGACCTGGCGAGGACGTGCAACGAGCACGGCTGGTTCCTCTCGTTCGCCGGCACCCTTACCTTCAAGAACGCCGAGAACCTTCGCCGTGCCCTCGCCGTTGCCGAGCCCTCGCGCATCCTTGTCGAGACGGACTCGCCGTTCCTCACCCCACACCCGTTCCGAGGGCGGCCGAACGCGAGCTACATGGTCCCGTACACGGTTCGGGGGATGGCCGAGGTGCTCTCAACAGACTTGGAAGCGCTCTGCACGAGGCTCGGCGAGAACACCGTAGAGGCCTACGGCAGCTGGGACTGA
- a CDS encoding IS110 family transposase, with protein MAAKTTVAQTRPFVIGVDTHARTHTLAMVRAATGEQLGCQQFPATAAGMRRALDWAARRTGGDADALWVIEGIGSYGAQLAAAVVKAGFEAVEAPRGYVRSRTTTGKSDPLDAAAIAAAALPLEGTRLRIPRQDEGVRAALRVLIAAREQMTLERTAKVNALTALARTVDLGIDARRPLSATQVTEMARWRAREEGVAAATARTEAVRLAKRIRVLDEELADNQHCTSELVKASPAAPLLEMTGIGPVTAAVVYTAWSHLGRVRSEAAFATLAGVSPVPASSGNIVRYRLNRGGDRRLNRALHMATITRMVHDPDSRAYAERRTAEGRTTREIRRCLKRYLARHLYRTLNALHRDALAAA; from the coding sequence GTGGCCGCGAAGACTACTGTCGCACAGACGCGCCCGTTCGTCATCGGCGTGGACACCCACGCCCGCACCCACACCCTTGCCATGGTCCGCGCGGCGACCGGTGAACAGCTCGGCTGCCAGCAATTCCCGGCCACCGCGGCGGGCATGCGGAGGGCCCTCGACTGGGCGGCCCGCCGCACGGGAGGAGACGCAGACGCACTCTGGGTCATCGAGGGAATCGGCAGCTATGGAGCCCAGCTCGCAGCGGCAGTCGTGAAGGCCGGCTTCGAGGCTGTGGAAGCCCCCAGGGGCTACGTTCGCTCACGAACCACCACAGGGAAATCCGATCCGCTGGACGCGGCCGCGATCGCGGCCGCAGCCCTCCCGCTCGAGGGCACCCGCCTGCGTATCCCACGCCAGGATGAGGGCGTGCGCGCTGCCCTGCGAGTGCTCATCGCGGCAAGGGAGCAGATGACGCTCGAGCGCACGGCCAAGGTCAACGCACTCACTGCCCTGGCCCGGACCGTCGACCTCGGGATCGACGCCCGCCGGCCCCTCTCAGCCACCCAGGTCACGGAGATGGCGCGATGGCGGGCACGGGAAGAGGGCGTCGCGGCTGCCACCGCCCGGACGGAGGCGGTCCGCCTTGCCAAACGAATCCGCGTTCTGGACGAGGAGCTCGCGGACAACCAGCACTGCACATCCGAGCTCGTCAAGGCTAGCCCCGCCGCGCCCCTGCTGGAGATGACCGGCATAGGACCGGTCACCGCCGCCGTGGTCTACACCGCCTGGTCACACCTCGGGAGGGTCCGCTCCGAGGCCGCTTTCGCCACTCTTGCCGGGGTCAGCCCCGTCCCGGCTTCTTCCGGGAACATCGTCCGATACCGGCTCAACCGAGGAGGCGACAGACGCCTCAACCGGGCCCTGCACATGGCCACCATCACCCGAATGGTCCACGATCCCGACAGCCGTGCCTACGCCGAACGACGCACAGCCGAAGGCAGAACCACACGCGAGATCCGTCGCTGCCTCAAGAGATACCTCGCCCGCCACCTCTACCGCACCCTCAACGCACTCCACCGCGACGCACTCGCAGCAGCTTGA